From Oncorhynchus mykiss isolate Arlee chromosome 6, USDA_OmykA_1.1, whole genome shotgun sequence, the proteins below share one genomic window:
- the kazald3 gene encoding kazal-type serine peptidase inhibitor domain 3 isoform X2 codes for MQWEIILCGIMFLLNMRTCESFPNKFDEDIDKRIDPLDYIIDPLDYDRLEDQFDRNVTACGECSPELCPVAQECRAGLILDSCGCCQECGNLEGQTCDIGDINVFYGLCGTDLQCKIDDLDVGDGEVAEPQCVCQSQDALCGSDDRTYMNNCQFKEAYFSNSALKIKRKGPCKTVPIIKVPPQNLVNVTGSSMVFLCEVFAFPMAMIEWKKDGRDIILPGDDPHISVQSRGGPLKYELSSWLQIEKAGLADAGTYRCVARNELGSISAMAVLGVLGPEMSVYLTENVTEMLEYGHSEREYDEDYY; via the exons ATGCAATGGGAAATAATACTTTGCGGAATTATGTTTTTGCTGAACATGAGAACTTGTGAAAGCTTCCCGAACAAGTTTGATGAGGACATTGACAAACGTATAGACCCATTAGATTACATTATCGATCCATTAGATTATGATAGGCTTGAGGATCAGTTTGATAGAAATGTAACTGCTTGTGGTGAGTGCTCACCTGAATTGTGTCCTGTGGCACAAGAATGCAGGGCTGGGCTCATTTTGGACAGTTGTGGTTGCTGCCAAGAGTGTGGAAATCTAGAGGGGCAGACGTGTGATATTGGCGACATTAATGTATTTTACGGTCTCTGTGGGACGGATCTTCAATGCAAAATTGACGATTTGGATGTTGGAGATGGAGAAGTTGCGGAGCCGCAGTGCGTCTGTCAATCGCAAGATGCGCTTTGTGGTTCCGATGACAGAACATACATGAACAATTGTCAGTTTAAAGAAGCGTACTTCTCAAATTCAGCACTCAAGATAAAGCGCAAAGGTCCATGCAAAACAG TGCCGATCATCAAGGTCCCACCCCAGAACCTGGTGAATGTTACGGGTAGTAGCATGGTGTTCCTCTGTGAGGTCTTTGCCTTTCCAATGGCAATGATTGAATGGAAGAAGGATGGCAGAGACATTATTCTTCCAGGAGATGACCCACACATATCTGTCCAG TCTCGGGGTGGTCCCCTGAAGTATGAGCTCTCTAGCTGGCTGCAGATCGAGAAAGCTGGCCTGGCCGATGCTGGCACCTACCGCTGTGTCGCTCGGAACGAGCTCGGCAGCATCTCTGCAATGGCTGTGTTAGGAGTTCTAGGTCCAG AGATGTCCGTCTACTTGACGGAGAACGTGACGGAAATGTTGGAGTATGGCCACTCGGAGAGAGAGTATGATGAGGATTACTACTAG
- the kazald3 gene encoding kazal-type serine peptidase inhibitor domain 3 isoform X1, with product MQWEIILCGIMFLLNMRTCESFPNKFDEDIDKRIDPLDYIIDPLDYDRLEDQFDRNVTACGECSPELCPVAQECRAGLILDSCGCCQECGNLEGQTCDIGDINVFYGLCGTDLQCKIDDLDVGDGEVAEPQCVCQSQDALCGSDDRTYMNNCQFKEAYFSNSALKIKRKGPCKTVPIIKVPPQNLVNVTGSSMVFLCEVFAFPMAMIEWKKDGRDIILPGDDPHISVQSRGGPLKYELSSWLQIEKAGLADAGTYRCVARNELGSISAMAVLGVLGPEEMSVYLTENVTEMLEYGHSEREYDEDYY from the exons ATGCAATGGGAAATAATACTTTGCGGAATTATGTTTTTGCTGAACATGAGAACTTGTGAAAGCTTCCCGAACAAGTTTGATGAGGACATTGACAAACGTATAGACCCATTAGATTACATTATCGATCCATTAGATTATGATAGGCTTGAGGATCAGTTTGATAGAAATGTAACTGCTTGTGGTGAGTGCTCACCTGAATTGTGTCCTGTGGCACAAGAATGCAGGGCTGGGCTCATTTTGGACAGTTGTGGTTGCTGCCAAGAGTGTGGAAATCTAGAGGGGCAGACGTGTGATATTGGCGACATTAATGTATTTTACGGTCTCTGTGGGACGGATCTTCAATGCAAAATTGACGATTTGGATGTTGGAGATGGAGAAGTTGCGGAGCCGCAGTGCGTCTGTCAATCGCAAGATGCGCTTTGTGGTTCCGATGACAGAACATACATGAACAATTGTCAGTTTAAAGAAGCGTACTTCTCAAATTCAGCACTCAAGATAAAGCGCAAAGGTCCATGCAAAACAG TGCCGATCATCAAGGTCCCACCCCAGAACCTGGTGAATGTTACGGGTAGTAGCATGGTGTTCCTCTGTGAGGTCTTTGCCTTTCCAATGGCAATGATTGAATGGAAGAAGGATGGCAGAGACATTATTCTTCCAGGAGATGACCCACACATATCTGTCCAG TCTCGGGGTGGTCCCCTGAAGTATGAGCTCTCTAGCTGGCTGCAGATCGAGAAAGCTGGCCTGGCCGATGCTGGCACCTACCGCTGTGTCGCTCGGAACGAGCTCGGCAGCATCTCTGCAATGGCTGTGTTAGGAGTTCTAGGTCCAG AAGAGATGTCCGTCTACTTGACGGAGAACGTGACGGAAATGTTGGAGTATGGCCACTCGGAGAGAGAGTATGATGAGGATTACTACTAG
- the kazald3 gene encoding kazal-type serine peptidase inhibitor domain 3 isoform X3, with protein MVFLCEVFAFPMAMIEWKKDGRDIILPGDDPHISVQSRGGPLKYELSSWLQIEKAGLADAGTYRCVARNELGSISAMAVLGVLGPEEMSVYLTENVTEMLEYGHSEREYDEDYY; from the exons ATGGTGTTCCTCTGTGAGGTCTTTGCCTTTCCAATGGCAATGATTGAATGGAAGAAGGATGGCAGAGACATTATTCTTCCAGGAGATGACCCACACATATCTGTCCAG TCTCGGGGTGGTCCCCTGAAGTATGAGCTCTCTAGCTGGCTGCAGATCGAGAAAGCTGGCCTGGCCGATGCTGGCACCTACCGCTGTGTCGCTCGGAACGAGCTCGGCAGCATCTCTGCAATGGCTGTGTTAGGAGTTCTAGGTCCAG AAGAGATGTCCGTCTACTTGACGGAGAACGTGACGGAAATGTTGGAGTATGGCCACTCGGAGAGAGAGTATGATGAGGATTACTACTAG